A single genomic interval of Flavobacterium sp. N2820 harbors:
- the dnaJ gene encoding molecular chaperone DnaJ — MKKDFYEILGISKNATPEEIKKAYRKKAIEFHPDKNPGNKEAEEKFKEAAEAYEVLSDANKKAKYDQYGHQAFDGGGFGGGQHMNMDDIFSQFGDIFGGAFGGGGFSGFGGGGGGQRRVKGSNLRIKVKLTLEEIANGVEKKVKVKRKVQAKGVTYRTCPTCNGSGQIMKIANTILGRMQTATTCHTCSGSGQILDQKPAGADAQGMLLEDDTVSIKIPAGVVDGMQLKVANKGNEAPGSNSIPGDLIVAIEEIEHEFLKREGENLHYDLYISVAEAALGASKDIETVSGKVRIKLEEGIQSGKILRLKGKGIPSLNSYGNGDLLVHVNVWTPKTLNKEQKQFFEKMLTDENFIPKPEKSDKSFFEKVKDMFS, encoded by the coding sequence ATGAAAAAAGATTTTTACGAAATATTAGGCATTTCAAAAAATGCTACACCAGAAGAAATTAAGAAAGCATATCGTAAGAAAGCAATCGAATTTCACCCTGACAAAAATCCTGGAAATAAAGAAGCGGAAGAAAAGTTCAAAGAAGCTGCAGAAGCTTATGAAGTTTTAAGTGATGCCAACAAAAAAGCTAAATACGATCAATATGGTCACCAAGCTTTTGATGGCGGTGGATTTGGCGGTGGTCAACACATGAACATGGATGATATTTTTAGTCAGTTTGGAGATATTTTTGGTGGCGCTTTTGGTGGCGGCGGATTTTCTGGATTTGGCGGTGGTGGCGGTGGTCAACGCAGAGTCAAAGGAAGTAATCTTCGAATCAAAGTGAAACTAACTTTGGAAGAAATTGCTAATGGTGTAGAAAAGAAAGTCAAAGTCAAACGTAAAGTTCAGGCTAAAGGTGTAACTTATAGAACTTGTCCTACTTGTAATGGTTCTGGGCAAATCATGAAAATTGCTAATACTATCTTAGGCAGAATGCAAACGGCTACTACGTGTCATACGTGTAGTGGTTCGGGTCAAATTTTAGATCAAAAACCAGCTGGAGCAGATGCACAAGGTATGTTATTAGAAGACGATACGGTTTCTATTAAAATTCCTGCTGGAGTTGTTGATGGAATGCAGTTAAAAGTGGCTAATAAAGGTAATGAAGCGCCAGGGAGCAATAGTATTCCTGGGGATTTAATTGTTGCTATCGAAGAAATTGAACACGAATTTTTAAAACGTGAAGGTGAAAATTTACATTACGATTTATATATCAGTGTTGCAGAAGCCGCTTTAGGTGCATCAAAAGACATTGAAACTGTTTCTGGAAAAGTACGAATCAAGTTGGAAGAAGGCATTCAATCGGGCAAGATTTTACGATTAAAAGGTAAAGGAATTCCGAGTTTAAATTCATACGGAAATGGTGATTTATTAGTACATGTAAATGTTTGGACACCAAAGACTTTAAACAAAGAACAAAAGCAATTTTTTGAAAAAATGCTCACCGATGAAAACTTCATTCCGAAACCAGAAAAATCAGATAAATCTTTTTTTGAAAAAGTTAAAGATATGTTTTCATAA
- a CDS encoding head GIN domain-containing protein, which translates to MKKSLKLVIVFISMTLLSCNANLNLKNGVDGSGNIITEKRTINQNFDKIAASSGVTVIVEQGSPTDVEVETDDNLMQYVVTKVENGTLIVKIEGSINTMSSIDVRVRMSSIAGLESSSGSRISSKNTLKGNTIAVKSSSGSEIDTNLEYENVSCESSSGSSITVSGKALKLETASSSGSEIDADELIANDVYAQATSGSSTTVKPIVKLDGKASSGSSINYVQTPKTITKEETSGGSVDKE; encoded by the coding sequence ATGAAAAAATCCCTAAAACTAGTAATAGTTTTCATTTCAATGACATTACTATCGTGTAATGCCAATCTAAACCTAAAAAACGGCGTAGATGGAAGTGGTAATATCATTACAGAAAAAAGAACTATCAACCAAAACTTTGATAAGATTGCAGCAAGCAGTGGCGTTACAGTAATTGTTGAACAAGGTTCACCAACCGATGTTGAAGTTGAAACAGACGACAACTTAATGCAATATGTTGTTACAAAAGTTGAAAACGGAACATTAATTGTTAAAATTGAAGGCAGCATTAATACTATGTCCTCAATCGATGTAAGAGTTAGAATGAGTTCAATTGCTGGATTAGAAAGTTCAAGTGGTTCAAGAATTAGCTCTAAAAACACGTTAAAAGGAAATACCATTGCTGTGAAATCTAGTAGTGGAAGTGAAATTGACACTAATTTAGAGTATGAAAACGTGAGTTGCGAATCGTCAAGCGGAAGTTCAATTACCGTTTCTGGAAAAGCTTTAAAGCTAGAAACAGCCTCATCAAGCGGAAGTGAAATTGATGCTGATGAATTAATTGCAAATGATGTATATGCACAAGCTACGAGCGGAAGCTCAACTACAGTGAAACCAATTGTGAAATTAGACGGTAAAGCTTCTAGCGGAAGCTCAATAAATTATGTGCAGACTCCTAAAACTATCACAAAAGAAGAAACCTCTGGTGGAAGCGTTGATAAAGAGTAA
- a CDS encoding YceI family protein, which translates to MKKIILSLFVLATVSLNVACKGDKNENGEVGEVASASAESTTYVVDAKTSVIEWIGSKPAGKHNGTINLKSGELAVNNDSIQSGKFVIDMNSIVVTDLKAGDGKEDLESHLKGTGDKEGEDHFFNVGKFPEGMFEISSITSENGKATVNGNLTLKGVTKPVSFLATVAYEGNNMTLTSDSFQINRTHWNVNHASKSIFDDLKDKFVNDEIELVVKLNATKQ; encoded by the coding sequence ATGAAAAAAATCATCTTGAGTTTATTTGTATTGGCTACTGTTTCTTTAAACGTAGCCTGTAAAGGAGATAAAAACGAAAATGGTGAAGTTGGAGAAGTAGCTTCAGCTTCAGCTGAAAGCACCACCTATGTTGTAGATGCAAAAACATCTGTAATTGAATGGATTGGCTCTAAACCAGCTGGAAAACACAATGGGACTATTAACCTTAAATCGGGTGAATTAGCTGTTAATAATGATAGTATTCAAAGTGGAAAATTTGTAATCGATATGAATTCGATTGTAGTTACTGACTTAAAAGCGGGAGATGGCAAAGAAGATTTGGAGTCCCATTTAAAAGGAACTGGCGATAAAGAAGGAGAAGATCATTTCTTTAATGTTGGTAAATTCCCTGAAGGAATGTTTGAAATTTCGAGCATTACTTCTGAAAACGGAAAAGCAACTGTGAATGGAAATTTAACTTTAAAAGGAGTTACAAAACCAGTTAGTTTCCTTGCTACTGTTGCATATGAAGGAAATAACATGACATTAACCTCTGATTCATTTCAAATTAACAGAACACATTGGAATGTAAATCATGCTTCTAAATCAATTTTTGATGATTTAAAAGACAAATTTGTAAACGATGAAATTGAACTAGTTGTAAAATTAAACGCAACCAAACAATAA
- a CDS encoding PadR family transcriptional regulator gives MNIENTKAQMRKGVLEFCILSVLKEKDAYTSEILDTLKNAKLLVVEGTVYPLLTRLKNDNLLNYRWEESTSGPPRKYYGLTEEGKDFLQELNGTWKELADAVNIITSQN, from the coding sequence ATGAACATTGAAAACACTAAAGCGCAAATGCGAAAAGGTGTTTTAGAGTTTTGCATCTTATCGGTATTAAAAGAAAAAGATGCTTACACCTCTGAAATATTGGACACGCTAAAAAACGCAAAACTACTTGTAGTGGAAGGAACAGTATATCCTTTATTAACAAGATTAAAAAACGATAACTTACTAAATTATCGCTGGGAAGAATCCACATCGGGACCACCTAGAAAATATTATGGGCTAACCGAAGAAGGAAAAGATTTTTTACAAGAATTAAACGGCACCTGGAAAGAATTAGCAGACGCCGTAAACATAATAACAAGTCAAAACTAA
- a CDS encoding DUF4442 domain-containing protein, with protein sequence MEFTPAKLNLFTFFKLPSAFWSGVRVRSISPETCEVSVKHRWFNQNPFNSMYFAVQAMAAEFTTGALVMYQIKESKKNISMLVAQNKSVFTKKATGRITFTCNQGTAIKETIQKAIDSNEGQTIWLTSTGKNEKGEQVSEMQFEWTIKVRG encoded by the coding sequence ATGGAGTTTACACCCGCAAAACTGAATCTTTTTACCTTTTTTAAACTGCCTTCTGCATTTTGGAGTGGCGTACGTGTTCGATCAATTTCTCCAGAAACGTGTGAAGTAAGTGTAAAACACCGTTGGTTTAATCAAAATCCGTTTAACTCCATGTATTTTGCAGTGCAAGCAATGGCGGCTGAGTTTACAACGGGAGCTTTGGTAATGTATCAAATTAAAGAAAGCAAGAAAAACATTTCAATGCTTGTAGCTCAAAATAAGAGTGTCTTCACTAAAAAAGCCACTGGAAGAATAACATTTACTTGTAATCAAGGTACAGCAATAAAAGAAACCATTCAAAAAGCAATTGATTCAAATGAAGGTCAAACCATTTGGCTAACTTCAACTGGTAAAAACGAAAAAGGTGAGCAAGTCTCAGAAATGCAATTTGAATGGACTATTAAAGTGAGAGGTTAA
- a CDS encoding methionine aminotransferase: protein MSKLPNITSSIFSVMSQLANEHSAINLSQGFPNFPEDERLIQICERIIRENIHQYTPMAGLPSLLEKIANQTLKQYGRKVNTTTEILITAGATQGVFTAINTFVNQGDEVLILDPSYDSYEPSVLVAGGRPVRVSLNDDYTPNFNRIENAITAKTKMIVINNPHNPTGRIWTENDFEALETILEKHQQVLILGDEVYEYITFSQPHISFNSRAKLASKTIIASSFGKSLHVTGWKVGYLIASEKLMNEMKKVHQFLVFSVNSFSQHAISAYLEVVDFNEVSKMYQRKRDLFQNLIKKSRFEVMPCDGTYFQVVNYNAISSKNDIDFAKELIINHGVASIPISVFYNDATDRKMLRFCFAKTDETLIAAAQKLCVI from the coding sequence ATGTCAAAACTTCCCAACATCACCTCAAGTATATTCTCTGTAATGTCGCAATTAGCGAACGAACATAGCGCTATAAATTTATCGCAAGGATTTCCAAATTTTCCAGAAGATGAACGCTTGATACAAATTTGTGAACGCATTATTAGAGAAAATATTCATCAATATACCCCAATGGCAGGTTTACCTTCGTTGTTGGAAAAAATTGCGAATCAAACTCTAAAACAATACGGTAGAAAAGTCAATACTACAACTGAAATACTCATTACTGCTGGTGCTACTCAAGGCGTTTTTACAGCGATAAATACATTTGTAAATCAGGGTGATGAAGTGTTGATTTTAGACCCAAGTTATGACAGTTATGAACCTTCGGTTTTGGTAGCGGGAGGAAGACCCGTTCGTGTTTCATTAAATGATGATTACACTCCAAATTTCAACCGAATTGAAAACGCTATTACAGCTAAAACCAAAATGATTGTGATAAATAATCCACACAATCCGACAGGAAGAATTTGGACAGAGAATGACTTTGAAGCTTTAGAAACTATTTTAGAAAAACATCAACAAGTTCTTATTTTAGGAGACGAAGTTTACGAATACATTACGTTTTCACAACCGCATATTTCATTTAATTCACGTGCAAAATTAGCAAGTAAAACCATTATAGCATCTTCTTTTGGGAAGTCACTACACGTTACAGGTTGGAAAGTTGGCTATTTAATTGCCTCTGAAAAATTAATGAACGAAATGAAAAAAGTACATCAATTTTTAGTATTTAGCGTAAATAGTTTTTCGCAACATGCCATTTCAGCATATTTAGAAGTTGTAGATTTTAATGAAGTTTCAAAAATGTATCAACGTAAACGTGATTTGTTTCAAAACCTAATCAAAAAAAGTCGATTTGAAGTAATGCCTTGTGATGGAACCTATTTTCAAGTAGTAAATTACAATGCTATTTCTAGTAAAAATGACATTGATTTTGCAAAAGAATTAATAATCAATCATGGTGTAGCTTCAATACCTATATCAGTATTTTATAATGATGCTACCGATAGAAAAATGCTGCGCTTTTGTTTTGCTAAAACAGACGAAACATTAATCGCTGCTGCACAAAAATTATGTGTAATTTAG
- a CDS encoding TIGR01777 family oxidoreductase, which yields MTILITGATGLVGQELVGLLLQNGHIVHYLSTSKNKLVTNVNYKGFYWNPKTSEIDVASLTDVEVIVHLAGASVAKKWTTSYKEEIIESRVLSTRLLFQTLQKTPNQVKQIVSASAIGIYPNSLTNIYHETDLDVDVSFLGNVVKQWENEVSQFEKLELIVSKIRIGIVLAKNGGALQEMVKPIKYGVGAAFGSGEQYQSWIHIHDLAAIFYHVIENKLPGIYNGVSPYPVSNSELTKAIAKSLEKPFFLPNIPQFVMKFILGEMHEILFSSQHVSCRKLLDENFQFKFASLDKALNDLLK from the coding sequence ATGACAATTTTAATTACAGGTGCAACGGGGTTAGTAGGACAAGAATTAGTAGGCTTGTTACTTCAAAACGGACACATTGTTCATTATTTATCTACTTCAAAAAATAAATTGGTTACCAATGTTAATTATAAAGGTTTTTATTGGAATCCAAAAACATCAGAAATAGATGTAGCTTCCTTAACAGATGTTGAAGTAATTGTTCATTTGGCTGGAGCTAGTGTTGCAAAAAAATGGACAACATCCTATAAAGAAGAAATTATTGAAAGTCGCGTACTTTCAACTCGATTACTGTTTCAAACACTTCAAAAAACGCCAAATCAAGTCAAACAAATCGTTTCGGCGTCCGCTATTGGGATTTATCCAAACAGTTTGACAAATATTTATCATGAAACTGATTTAGATGTCGATGTTTCTTTTCTTGGAAATGTTGTAAAACAATGGGAAAATGAAGTAAGCCAATTTGAAAAATTAGAACTAATTGTTTCCAAAATAAGAATCGGCATTGTACTTGCAAAAAACGGTGGCGCTTTACAAGAAATGGTAAAACCTATAAAATATGGAGTAGGAGCAGCTTTTGGTTCGGGTGAGCAATATCAATCTTGGATTCATATTCATGATTTAGCAGCTATTTTTTATCATGTTATTGAAAACAAGTTGCCTGGAATTTATAACGGTGTTTCACCTTATCCTGTATCAAATAGCGAACTCACAAAAGCGATTGCTAAATCACTTGAAAAACCTTTTTTTTTACCAAATATTCCACAGTTTGTAATGAAATTTATTCTTGGTGAAATGCACGAAATTTTATTTTCAAGTCAACATGTTAGTTGCAGAAAATTATTAGATGAAAACTTTCAGTTCAAGTTTGCCTCTTTAGACAAAGCTTTGAATGATTTATTAAAATAA
- a CDS encoding PspC domain-containing protein: MNKTISINLGGFFFHIDEDAYQKLSRYFDAVKRSLAPDGRDEIMKDIESRIAELFQERIQNEKQVIGLVEIDAVIGIMGQPEDYKIDEEAPLNSNFSASNKTYNRAKRLYRDKDNSLLGGVAAGFGHYLNIDPLWVRILFIIATFISFGTAIIIYLILWILIPEAITTSQKLEMKGEPINISNIERKVKEGIDEIADKIGSIDHQKIADNAKNGAEKVGSSIADIFGTIFKIFAKFIGALIVIIASSSLLGIIVFGIIMLFTSTMPDNYILNRFEAPIGLETPFWVQGILFILVFGIPFFFLLLLGLKLLVNNLKSIGNVATYTLIATWVIASGIAISLGINEATQMAFEGKVIQKEEIILMPTDTLYIKFKNNDFYSKNTHNGTDFRLTQDENNKDIIYSNNISIEIMETDEAIPYIQIEKLANGKSASEAKKRAEKIKYGYKIEGNTLILDNYLISAVENKFRGQEVELYLYLPKGTLFKTDKNFKHFDYTNNDFFDLNYDFSNGIYKVEAENIICLNCPSSENNFEENETNNDSSSTIILDANGVLIKKEIKEVQNDVNQEVQNVKIEIDTKKETKN; the protein is encoded by the coding sequence ATGAACAAAACAATAAGTATAAATTTAGGAGGTTTTTTCTTCCATATTGACGAGGATGCCTATCAAAAATTATCGCGTTATTTTGATGCGGTGAAACGCTCTCTTGCTCCTGATGGAAGAGATGAAATCATGAAAGATATTGAAAGCAGAATTGCAGAATTGTTTCAAGAACGCATTCAAAACGAAAAACAAGTCATTGGCTTAGTAGAAATTGACGCTGTAATCGGAATCATGGGACAACCAGAGGATTACAAAATTGATGAAGAAGCACCTTTAAATTCAAATTTTAGCGCTTCAAATAAAACCTACAACAGAGCTAAAAGATTATATAGAGACAAAGACAATTCGCTATTAGGTGGTGTTGCTGCTGGTTTTGGACATTATTTAAATATTGATCCATTGTGGGTTCGTATATTATTTATTATTGCCACATTCATAAGTTTTGGAACTGCAATAATTATTTATCTAATTCTTTGGATATTAATTCCTGAAGCCATTACCACTTCGCAAAAACTAGAAATGAAAGGTGAACCCATCAATATTTCTAACATTGAACGAAAAGTAAAAGAAGGAATTGATGAAATTGCAGATAAAATTGGAAGTATTGATCATCAAAAAATAGCTGATAATGCAAAAAATGGTGCTGAAAAAGTAGGAAGTTCTATTGCTGATATTTTTGGAACTATTTTTAAAATATTTGCAAAGTTTATTGGTGCGTTAATTGTAATAATTGCTTCTTCTTCACTTTTAGGAATAATAGTTTTTGGAATAATCATGTTGTTTACCTCAACGATGCCCGATAATTATATTCTAAACCGATTTGAAGCACCTATAGGATTAGAAACTCCGTTTTGGGTACAAGGAATATTATTTATTTTAGTATTTGGAATTCCGTTCTTTTTCTTACTTTTATTAGGATTAAAATTATTGGTAAACAATTTAAAATCAATAGGAAACGTTGCTACGTATACCTTAATTGCTACTTGGGTAATTGCTTCTGGAATAGCAATATCATTGGGAATCAATGAAGCAACTCAAATGGCGTTTGAAGGAAAAGTAATTCAAAAAGAAGAAATTATTTTGATGCCAACAGACACGTTATACATTAAATTCAAAAACAATGATTTCTATTCTAAGAACACACACAATGGAACTGATTTTAGATTAACACAAGATGAAAACAATAAGGATATCATCTATTCTAACAATATTTCGATAGAAATTATGGAAACTGATGAAGCGATTCCTTATATCCAAATTGAAAAATTAGCCAACGGAAAATCCGCTTCTGAAGCAAAGAAAAGAGCAGAAAAAATCAAATATGGTTACAAAATTGAAGGAAATACATTAATTTTAGATAATTATTTAATTTCTGCTGTTGAAAACAAATTTAGAGGACAGGAAGTAGAATTATACTTATATTTACCAAAGGGAACGCTATTTAAAACCGATAAAAATTTCAAACATTTTGATTATACAAATAATGATTTTTTTGATTTAAATTATGATTTTTCTAATGGTATTTATAAAGTTGAAGCTGAAAATATTATATGTTTAAATTGCCCGTCTTCAGAAAATAATTTTGAAGAAAATGAAACAAACAATGACTCAAGCTCAACTATTATCTTAGATGCAAATGGCGTTTTAATCAAAAAAGAAATCAAAGAAGTTCAAAACGATGTAAATCAAGAAGTTCAAAATGTAAAAATTGAAATTGATACTAAAAAAGAAACCAAAAACTAA
- a CDS encoding T9SS type B sorting domain-containing protein — protein MNSLKNMILKLQKKIFLILLFSFTSTTFAQLSFCNGSSGAPIFLENFGSGTNYGPALPANVTNYTYVNSGFPQDGQYTLFFRTNLIPNNWLYSLDRTPDNEPDGLNGKCLIVNASNSPGQFYRRTVTGLCSNTRFEFSAWLLNIYNAASNSCPGSGIPINVTFEIWDETDTFLLQSGNTGNITGTAVANWNQFGLVFTMPAGQTSVVLKMRNNGVGGCGNDLAIDDIMFRACGEYSAITNTTTGVNTMTICENTSITNPNIEVNTTGTITHVYQWQQSNDNVNFTDIVGQNASNYTIPNINTTTYYRVKLAQDVSNLNNPFCSTLSDVYSVIFNSAPNPPVSNGNQTICSNQPTNLSVGVAPNEGVDWYDSPTGGNLIQSNSTIYSSSSIGIYYAESYNYTTGCRSNTRTPVELLPATTLSYSGSSTLCSGSSTAITLVASDSNATLNWTATSTDVTGFSNDSGTSINQTLQYTGSTSGTVVYTVTPVLNGCEGIAETITVTVTPATNISLVFAPFTTTYCLNAVPESLPQFSSNTTPIAGTWNPSTVNTSLLGTTTYTFTPQVGPCESILPFEINITIGTNFSPNFEDTISFCSGENPPVLLNTSPNGITGTWSPAVINNLVAGSYTFTPISGSGLCTVSQTINTIVLQPSLTSITYFLSGTFSENQTITVVAFPSGSYYYQLDNGSFQEHAIFENVSAGSHTITVIDQNGCGEAISKDVFIIDYPNYFTPNGDGVNDYWTIVGINSFEKWKISIFDRYGKLLTQLSSTNLIWDGTFNGYKLPATDYWFVIDYQENNIKKTFKSNFSLLR, from the coding sequence ATGAATTCTCTCAAAAACATGATTTTAAAATTACAAAAAAAAATCTTTCTCATCCTCCTCTTTTCATTCACCTCTACCACATTTGCTCAATTGAGTTTTTGTAACGGAAGTAGTGGAGCACCAATTTTTTTAGAAAATTTTGGTAGCGGAACTAACTATGGTCCAGCTTTACCAGCGAATGTAACAAATTATACCTATGTAAATAGTGGTTTTCCGCAAGATGGTCAATACACATTATTTTTCAGAACCAATCTAATCCCTAACAATTGGTTGTATTCATTAGACCGAACACCTGATAATGAACCAGATGGTTTAAATGGGAAATGTCTAATAGTAAATGCAAGTAATTCTCCAGGGCAGTTTTATAGAAGAACTGTTACTGGATTGTGCAGTAATACCCGTTTTGAATTCTCAGCATGGCTATTGAATATTTATAATGCAGCTTCAAATTCATGCCCAGGCAGTGGAATACCAATTAATGTTACTTTTGAAATTTGGGACGAAACAGATACTTTTTTACTACAGTCGGGCAATACAGGAAATATTACTGGTACTGCTGTGGCAAACTGGAATCAATTTGGACTAGTTTTTACTATGCCTGCTGGGCAAACTTCCGTTGTACTCAAAATGCGTAATAATGGCGTTGGAGGTTGTGGAAATGATTTGGCAATAGACGATATTATGTTTAGAGCTTGTGGAGAATATAGTGCCATTACCAATACAACTACAGGAGTTAACACGATGACTATATGTGAAAACACTTCAATAACTAATCCTAATATAGAAGTTAATACAACAGGAACGATAACACATGTATATCAATGGCAACAAAGTAACGACAATGTAAACTTTACAGATATTGTTGGACAGAACGCTTCAAATTATACAATTCCCAACATTAACACCACAACATATTACAGAGTTAAACTAGCACAAGATGTGTCAAATTTAAACAATCCATTTTGTTCAACACTTTCAGATGTTTATTCCGTAATTTTCAACTCAGCTCCTAACCCACCTGTTTCCAATGGAAATCAAACAATTTGCTCCAATCAACCCACTAATTTAAGTGTTGGAGTTGCTCCAAACGAAGGAGTCGATTGGTATGATAGCCCTACTGGTGGAAATTTAATACAATCCAATTCAACTATTTACAGTTCAAGTAGCATTGGGATATATTATGCAGAATCCTATAATTACACCACTGGATGCAGAAGTAACACACGAACTCCTGTAGAACTTTTACCCGCTACAACACTATCTTATTCAGGCTCATCAACATTGTGTTCAGGCTCATCAACAGCAATTACACTTGTTGCTTCAGATTCAAATGCAACATTAAATTGGACCGCAACCTCAACAGATGTAACCGGATTTTCAAACGACTCAGGAACTAGTATAAACCAAACTTTACAATATACTGGATCAACATCTGGCACTGTTGTATACACTGTAACACCAGTTTTAAATGGCTGTGAAGGAATTGCCGAAACAATTACTGTGACAGTAACACCTGCAACAAATATTTCCTTAGTTTTTGCACCATTCACAACTACATATTGTTTAAATGCTGTTCCAGAAAGTCTACCGCAATTCTCCTCGAATACAACTCCAATTGCAGGAACATGGAATCCATCAACTGTAAATACATCTTTATTGGGCACCACAACCTACACTTTTACGCCTCAGGTAGGACCTTGTGAAAGCATTCTTCCATTTGAAATTAACATTACTATAGGTACTAATTTTTCGCCCAATTTTGAAGATACCATATCGTTTTGCTCTGGAGAAAATCCGCCTGTACTTTTAAATACATCACCCAATGGAATTACTGGAACGTGGTCACCCGCAGTAATTAATAATTTAGTGGCGGGTAGTTATACTTTTACACCTATTTCTGGTTCAGGTTTATGTACAGTTTCACAAACAATAAATACAATTGTTTTACAGCCTTCGTTGACGAGCATCACATACTTTCTTTCAGGAACTTTTTCTGAAAATCAAACCATAACTGTTGTTGCATTTCCAAGCGGTAGTTATTACTATCAACTTGATAATGGATCCTTTCAAGAACATGCTATTTTTGAAAATGTAAGTGCAGGAAGCCATACAATAACTGTTATTGATCAAAATGGATGCGGTGAAGCTATATCTAAAGATGTTTTTATTATTGACTATCCTAATTATTTTACACCAAATGGTGATGGAGTAAATGACTATTGGACAATTGTAGGAATCAATAGTTTTGAAAAATGGAAAATTTCAATTTTTGATCGCTATGGAAAACTACTTACGCAACTTTCATCTACAAACTTGATTTGGGATGGCACATTTAATGGGTACAAACTACCCGCTACTGATTACTGGTTTGTAATTGACTATCAAGAAAATAACATCAAGAAAACATTTAAATCGAATTTTAGCTTATTGCGATAA
- a CDS encoding nucleotide exchange factor GrpE, whose protein sequence is MFKKIFKNMSQESTENIEKENINEENVSETQGIPTPELSVEEQLQEELSNEKDKFLRLFAEFENYKRRTAKERIDLFKTANQEVLQAMLPVLDDFDRAWAQVSKSEDEALVTGVQLIHDKLRSTLISKGLEEVEVRAGDAFNADFAEAITQIPAPNDKLKGKIVDVIEKGYKLGDKIIRFPKVVIGQ, encoded by the coding sequence ATGTTTAAAAAAATATTCAAAAATATGAGTCAAGAAAGTACTGAAAACATCGAAAAGGAGAACATTAATGAAGAAAATGTTTCAGAAACTCAAGGAATTCCAACACCAGAATTATCGGTAGAAGAACAATTACAAGAAGAATTAAGCAATGAAAAAGATAAATTTTTACGTCTTTTTGCTGAATTTGAAAATTATAAAAGAAGAACTGCCAAAGAACGTATTGATTTGTTCAAAACAGCAAATCAAGAAGTTTTACAAGCGATGCTACCTGTTTTAGATGATTTTGATAGAGCTTGGGCACAAGTTTCTAAGTCAGAAGATGAAGCATTGGTAACAGGTGTGCAATTGATTCATGATAAACTAAGAAGTACATTAATTTCTAAAGGTTTGGAAGAAGTAGAAGTTAGAGCAGGAGATGCTTTTAATGCTGATTTTGCTGAAGCTATTACCCAAATTCCAGCACCAAACGATAAATTAAAAGGTAAAATTGTTGACGTAATTGAAAAAGGGTACAAGTTAGGTGACAAAATTATTCGTTTCCCAAAGGTTGTAATCGGACAATAA